ATCCGTTCCTTGGACATGTTGTCCGGCATAATCAGGATAGCGCGGTAACCCTTGGCTGCTGCTATCATCGCCAGGCCAATGCCCGTGTTCCCGCTCGTTGGCTCAATAATGGTACCGCCTGGTTGGAGTAATCCTTGTTCCTCTGCGGTATGAATCAGATTGTACGCCGCACGATCCTTCACGCTGCCGGAAGGGTTGAATCTCTCAAGCTTTACATAGACATCAGCAGACCCTTCAGGCACTAGCCGCTGAAGTTTCACCATTGGCGTTTGACCGATCATATCAACTACACTATTATAAATCTCCATGATGTTGATTCTCTCCTTTATATAGGAAGTGAAATCATTCTCCACTAAACCAAATTACTCACAAAGACAATAAACTTACTCGGATTATAACAAAAATGTCGATCAACGTACATCCACAGAAGACGGACCGCAGTTAGAAGAAGTTTTTCCTTGCGATATCAGGAGGTCACGAGCCTCGAAGTTTATACTTTCTGATATCTAAACAAAAACGTTGAAGGTTCCCGACTCATAAGGCGAGGCTCGCCGCTTCAATATGAATTTATGGTATGCTGTTCAAAGAAAATAACGATCGGGCTCCCCCTCGGAAGACAAACCCTTCCATGGTCTATGCACGATCCACATATAAGAGGAGGGCAAGAAAGCGTGAATATTCCGCTGTCACTACCTGAAGATCAACCTGTTCTGCTGCTCGACCGGACACATGATTTATCGCATCAGGACGTGCTGTACCATTTTGCGCTGGACGAGCTCCTATGCAGGCTGACCGGAGATGGCGGGCCGGCCGTCTGCCATCTGTGGCGGCATCCGCGCGCTTTTGTCATGGGCGTGCGCGACAGCCGCCTCCCCCATGCACCACAAGGGGTAGCCATGCTTCGTTCCCTCGGCTATGACACCGCCGTCCGCCATTCGGGCGGTGCTGCGGTTCCCTTAGACGCTGGCGTGGTGAACCTGTCCCTCATCCTCCCCTTTTCCTCTACGGGACCGGCGCCTGACTTTCATCAGGACTTTGAGATCATGGTGGAGCTGATCCGGGAGGCCCTCCGCGGCACCGGACAGAACGTAGATACCGGCGAAATTGCTGGCGCCTTCTGTCCCGGAACGTTCGATCTAAGCATAGGTGGCCTTAAATTTTGCGGCATTGCCCAGCGGCGGCAACGTAAAGCCTTCATTATCCAGGCTTTTATCATCGCCGAAGGTTCAGGCAGCGAGCGCGCCCGGCTGGTTCGTTCCTTCTATGATATTGCCGCTGCGGGTGCAGACCCCAAACAATATCCCCTAGTAGAGGCTAACAGCACCGCCAGTCTTGAAGAGCTTACGAACATCGGCACCAGTCAAAACCCCGTCCACCCGTTTATCGTTGCTGTAAAAGAGGTCATCCGCAGCTGGCAGTCAGGCAAGGAGCTGACAGAAGCCGCTTCCAGGTTTACGATGCCAGGCACTGAGGAAATTCGTGTCATGGCCGAACAGATGCGTCAGCGCTACAAGGGCAACTCCATATGATCATGCATATCCTCCGCAAGTCCTGCCATGTACAGGGGCGCCGCTAGACGCCCCCTCCAATATCACTTTATTTTTACAATTCCACCATTCACCGATGATATTCCCTTAACACTTCCCCTATAAACTTGTCCTGATGGCAATTTATACATTAGGGGTGGATAAGCTTGAGTAAAACGATGGATCGCAAAACGTTTCTGTCTTATCTGGGTACTGGCGCAACCGCATTGGCAGCCGCTTCCGCAGGCTTAGGTGTATTGGAAGGGAAAGCTTCGGCCATGTCCGGAACCGCAAATCATCTGTTCGGATTCAAAACGAATCGGGTCAGCGGTTACTTCGAACCAATCGAACCAACCAAAGCAGACCAGCTCGTCCTGCCTAAAAACTTTAAATATGATGTCATTGCGGCTTTTGATGACGTGATCAATCCGGCTGGCGAAAAATTCGGCTCCGGCTGTGATTACAACGCATTTTTCCCGCTTAAGGGCTCCAATGTCCGCGGCCTTCTGGTCAACAATCATGAATACTCCACCATCTTCTCCATCGGTCCTGTAAAGGATGGGAAGATGACGGCGGATCAAATCCATAAAAACCTGTATTACCAAGGCATGTCTGTTATCGAAGTATACCGTGACGAGAAGGGTGTATGGAAAATGGACACCACCTCCTCCCATGCCCGCCGCATCAACGGTTTCAGCAAATTCGATATCACCGGTCCGGCCAAAGGCATCCCTGCCCTGAAAGGCGCAACGACAGCTACCGGCACGTTTGCCAACTGCTCCGGCGGGGTGACGCTTTGGAACACAGTCTTATCTTGCGAGGAGAACTTCGAGGACACCGCGGCAGTCTCTAACCTGCCGGATACGCATTACGGCTGGGTCGTCGAGGTCGATCCGTTCGATAAATCCTTCCTGAAGAAGCACACCGCCCTCGGCAGATTTAATCATGAGAATACCGCGATGGGCCTTGCCGCAGACGGCCGGATCGTTGTCTATATGGGCGACGACAAGAAGGATGCCTGTGTCTATAAATTCATTAGCAAAAGCAAATATGATAAAAGCAAAGGCCGCGCTAACTCCGCGCTTCTGGAAGAAGGAACCCTGTACGTGGCCAACCTGAAGTCGGGCAAATGGCAGCCGGTCACCCTCGAGGCCGTAACCAAGGCCGCCGCAGAGGATAAAGAGGCCCAAGCCAAATTCAAGTCCCAAGGTGATGTTGTCACTTACTGCCAGGAAGCTGCGCGTCTTGTCGGCGGAACACCAACGGACCGTCCAGAGGATATCGAAATCTCGCCGTTCGATAACACCGTGTTTATCTGCCATACAAACAACGATAATCACGGCAACATCCATGGTCATATAACGCGCATTTTTGAAGCGGGAAACGACCTGGCAGCCATGGAGTTTGACTTTGAAATTTTTGCTGCAGGAGGACGCCAATCCGGATTCAGCTCACCGGACAACCTGGCTTTCGACTCGAACGGCGATCTGTGGGTCGTAACGGACATCTCCAGCAGCAGCCAGAACAAAGGCGTTCACAAATCCTTTATGAACAACGGACTGTTTGTGATTCCAACAAGCGGGCCGGATCAAGGGGTCGCGCTGCAATTCGCCTCCGGTCCGGTGGAATCCGAGCTTACGGGTCCTTTCTTCACACCCGATGAGCAGACGCTCTTCCTATCCGTTCAACACCCGGGCGAGAATACGGAGAACCTCAGCAAACCAACCAGCACATGGCCTCACCGCTCCGGTGAAAACATGGCGCGCTGCGCCGTCGTGGCCATTAGCGGCTTCAAACTGGAGTAATACCAATCGAAAGGAGCGAGGATCATGCCGTTTGGTAACATCGGAATCGGTGGTTTAATTCTTATTTTGATTATCGCACTCATCATATTCGGTCCATCCAAGCTTCCCGAGCTCGGTCGCGCTTTCGGGCGGACATTAAGCGAATTCAAGGGCGCAACCCGTGGCTTGATGAACGGAGACGACGAGAATGGAAAAAAAGACGATGCTCCGCAAACTGCTGCAGCGGTCGATAAGCAGCACAGCTAATCCGAACGACCAGAGCGCGATCGAGCATCTGGAAGAAATGCGGAAGCGCCTGATCCGCACCCTGATTGCGTTTCTCGTCGCAATGGTGGCTGCCTTCATCTACGTCGAGAAGATCTACCACTGGCTGGTACGAGGCATGGACAAACAGCTCGTTCTGCTCGGTCCCTCCGAAGTCATGTGGGTATATATGATCATTGCAGGCGTTGTGGCCGTAACCGTCACGCTTCCCATTGCCGCCTATCAAATATGGCGGTTCGTGCAGCCGGCGCTGCCGGATGGGACTCACCGCTCGGCCGTGCTGCTCATTCCCGTGATCAGCGTATTATTCATTGCCGGCATTTGCTTCGGATACTTCGTGCTGTTCCCGATGGTGCTGCAGTTCATGCAGCGTATGGCCGAAGGCGCATTCCAAACGATGTATACCGCGCAAAAATACTTCACGTTCATGATCCATATGACCGTTCCTTTCGGATTCCTGTTCGAAATGCCCGCCATCGTCGTTTTTCTGACGAAGCTCGGCATCGTGAATCCGCATCGGCTGGCCAAGATGCGCAAATCAGCCTACTTTCTGCTATGTATCGTGGCCGTCACCATCACGCCACCGGATATCATGTCCGATTTGATTGTGATCGTTCCGCTGTTCCTGCTGTACGAAATCAGCGTATCGATCTCCAGATTCATCTATCGCAAGCAGTTGCAGCTCTCTCAAGTGGAGGGCAGCGCAACCTAGTAAGGAACCAATTTCAATGTGTGCACTGCTCCCTGTGCGCACGTTGCGTGGTCCGGTGCATGCTTTTTACGAGATTTGTACGAATAACCATACAAACAAAATGGATAAAAGCTATCGACTCAGGATGTTGTACGAAAAATCGCACAACAGGAAGGCTAATGCCAGCTGTTTTACGAGATTTGTACGAGAAATCGCACAAACTGAATGGATAAGAGCTATCGACTCAGGGTGTTGTACGAAAAATCGCACAACATGAAGGCTAATGCCAGCTGTTTTACGAGATTTGTACGAGAAATCGCACAAACTGAATGGATAAAAGCTATCGACTCAGGATGTTGTACGAAAAATCGCACAACAGGAAGGCTAATGCCAGCTGTTTTACGAGATTTGTACGAGAAATCGCACAAACTGAATGGATAAGAGCTATCGACTCAGGGTGTTGTACGAAAAATCGCACAACATGAAGGCTAGTGCCAGCTGTTTTACGAGATTTGCATGAAAAATCGTGCAAATACGAGTACGAAGGGATCCTTATAGGAAATTAGAACGAAATTTCGTTCAACCTATGTACATGTCCGTTTCCCCCGAAATTGGACGGAACTTTATAGAACCCGTGAACTGGACAGCCTCAACATGCAGGTTGTCTGACCTACGGGTTCTTTTTTTTGCAATCCTCCCCTTTACCGATATCTTCGCTTCAACACGTATCCCCCGCTTATTTCGAACCGATTGTTTCGTTATACCCCCCCTCATCTGAGACTTTTTACGTGATTCCATTGTATATTCGAAATGATCCATTGATTTATTAGTCAAGTTCTCCTAGTATTTTTAATAGGGTATCTATTCGTCATGATGCTACTGCCTCGGCAGCATTTATGATAGCGCTATCAAATGGCGTAACGTGAAAACACAAATTGCTATTTAAAAACCGTCTCGGTGTGTAGAATGAAATAGTTCCGGCTAAAAACTTAATAATCTAAAATCGTAAAAAACGGGAGGTTGCAGATATGAAATGGAATCACTTCAAGTCCAAGCTTCTGCTTAAATACACACTGTCCTACATCTCCATTTTCCTGATACCTCTTGTTATATTAACCATCATTATTTATCACAATGCCGTGAATACGCTCCGTTCCGAGATCGAGCAGACCAATGTCAATCAATTGACCCAGGCCAAAACTGTCATCGATGAGCGCATGAAAGAATTGCAGGACATCGCCTTTCGCATCGCCTACGATGAGCAGCTGACCCGTTATTGGACTCACCATCCTTACTACAGCCGGGAATCCATCGGGGCCTTGGTCAAATACAAAGCCACCAGCTCCATTATTGATGAATTGTTCCTGTTCTTCCGCGGAGATAACAGCATTTATTCGTCACAGGGCTTTGAGAATCTGAATGTCTTCACCGACCGCTACAAATTCAACAGCTGGAACGAAACGGAGATGGTCCGTGATTTAAACTCTGTCCCGATTCCGACCATGCGTCCGGCGGAGCAAGTGGTTCAGGGGACCAAAATCCAAAATTCCATGCTGGCATACCTTGTGCCGATCGCACCTAACAATACGCCCGCCCACGGCACCGTCATGTACCTGATCCATGAGTCCAATCTGACCGGATTGATCGAATCCATCCTCAGCGACTATCATGGAATGACATATATATTCGATAATTACGGACAAGTGCTGGCCGCCAATCACCAAGGCGAAACCATTACCGAGCAGGAAGTCCACGCCCTGTTCGCACTTGAGCCTGGAACGCACAGCCTTTCCTTGAACCAAGAACCGCATTCGGTTGTATCCGTCAAATCCGATGCGGGCTGGACTTATGTCACCGCAATGCCAAGCAACCAATTTTTCAGCCGTATCGTTCATATTCGTACCTTTGTAATTCTGGTATTCTCCTTCGTCGTAGTGATGGGCACCATTCTTGCCATTATGCTGGCTCGCAGGCAATACCATCCGATTTCAGACTTGATGGAGTTCATCCGCTTGAAGAATGACCCGGAAACGTCCACATCCAGCAACGAGCTGGAATGGATCAAGAAAACGCTGCACGACTACAGCCAGCGCGTCGATCTTCAAGAGCCTTATGCACGGAATCATATTCTGCTCATGCTGCTAAAGCATGGCCATACTGGTGAATTCCCTTCCGAGTTCACCGAGAAGCTAGGCATCCGCTTCAGCCAATCCCATTATTTTGTCGTGACCATGGGCTGGGAGTCGCACGCCCTGCCCATTGGCGACAATTCGGAGCGGCGGCCCGTCATGCAGTTAATGAACGATGTGGAGCTGCCGGCGTTTTCCGCCTATGCCTATGGAGTGGAGCTGCCACAGCCCGATCAGTTGGCCCTCATTGTAGGATTTGATGCCGAAACCGGACATGATGCGAGCCTTAACGCCCGTATGGAGCCGATCGCCCTGGCCCTGCAATCGATGGCGGGAGAGCACACGGGTGTCTCTCCTGCGATCGGGGTAGGCAACCGCTACAGCTATCCGGAGCAGCTGAATCAATCCTTCATTGAAGCATCAACCGCTTTGGAGGCTTCCATGCTGCACGGACAGGGCAGCAGCACCTTCTTTAACGCTCTTTCCGGTTCCGGCGCACAGGATTCATCCTTCTGGGTCCCTAAGGATGTGCTGCTGAAGCTGGTTCAAAGCTTGAAACAGGGCAGTTATGATGTAGCGGTTCAGATGGTATCCACCGCATTGAATAACCTGAAGACGGAAATGCCGTCCGTACCGCTGCTGCGCTGTATCTGCTTCGATATTCTGAATACGATGCTGAAGACCGCGTCCGAGCTTGGCATCCATCATGTGGTCAATCAGCTTCCACGGGTCACCTCTTATGACTCGCTGGAGGATTTGGAGAAGAAGCTGGCAGGCCTTGCCGCGGAAATCTGCGCCCATGTCGAGGCGAAGAGCGAGACCGAAGAGAGCTCCCTGATGGACGAAATCGTTGCCTTTATCGATGCCAATTTTACGGACTATGACCTCAGCCTGGGCACGATCTCGTCTAAATTCTCCATCTCTTCATCATATTTCAGCCGCTCCTTCAAGGAGAAGATCGGGATGAACTTTACCCAATACATCTGGCAGAAACGAATGGATGAGGTGATCCGGCTGCTGCTGCACACAACCGATCCATTAAAGGATATCATCACCCGGGTCGGTTACCTGGACACGCCGAACTTCATCCGCAAATTCAAGAAAGAGACGGGGTACACGCCCGGTCAATACCGCAAAATGCACAGCAGCAACGGCGCTGCTGATTCGCCGGATGAGGATGACGAAGAGTACACCGGATAACGAATTCGGATGATGGCGAAGAATAGTGAGTCGGTACCAGTTTTGCCGCAAAAATAGAAACCTCCCCTGAACCGTACCGTTCAGGGGAGGTTTTCGTATGTTTTAAACTCATCCGAGTTATCAGATCCACCGCGACCGCCAGCTGTTCCTATTTCCCGGCCGAGATGCTTTGAAGTCCTTGATGCATAGCGCCCAGCAGGCGATGGGTCGGGTCGCATCCATATTCCCAGAACATGATCCCGGCCAAGCCTTGTTCTTTCACATAATTGCATTTGCACTGAATCGATTCCTCATCGTCATAAGAAATCAAGCTGGAGCCGTTAAAAAGGTACGGCGCACAGGCTTCCTCGTCCCAATAACGAATGTAGCCGTTCTTGTTGATGTACTCCGCAGCCAGCTCGGCAAAGGCCGGACCATAGCCGCCTGTGCTGCCAGCCATTTGGTGAAGGCCATGGTTTCGATCCGGCACCTCGTTCCATACACGGGAGTAAAATGCGGCACCGATGACTATCTTCTCCTTCGGGACGCCGGCGCGAACGAACAGGTTCACGGAAGCATCCGTGCTGATTCGGAACAGATCTCCGGTTGACGTGTACAGATTCGTATGATGTCCGGTCAGGACCTGAAACCCGCCTCGCATATCATAGGTCATCAACTGGACAAAATCCAGGTACTGCTGTACCTCGGCCATCTCCGTGCCGTCTACATAGTATTGGTCAGCCCCTGCCGCAATCGTGAGCAGGTAATGCCGGCCATCCCGGGAGCCCTTAGCATCCAGCGCCTCCCGGATCGTCTTCAGCAGCAGGGTGAAATTCCGTTTATCATCCGGACTCGACCCTATGTCGGCTTCACCGTAACATGGATACTCCCAGTCCAGATCGATACCGTCAAAAGGATATTCCTCCAGCACCCGTATGGCGGATGCGGCCATGCGGTCCCTTCCGCCCTCGGTTGAAGCGGCTTCGGAAAAACCACCAGCGCTCCAGCCGCCAACAGACAGAAGTACCGTAAGAGTCGGGTGATCCCGCTTGATGTTCCGGACCACCTCGCCATTCTTCAAATGCTCGGTGGTGATCTCATCGTTCTTGACATGACCGAAGGCTACGTTCAGATGCGTTAATTTCAGCAGATCCTCATGCGTCATGTCGGGAAGAACCGAATCGACGGCGTAACCCGCCACAATATACTTCGTCATTACTCTTCACTCCGATCCCTTCTAGGGTTGTAATATCGCGGTTGCAATCTGCAGGGCTTCCTTCCCGGTGCCGATCTTGTATCCAGAAGCCGCATAACGGATTTGATCCTGACGATCCAGGACGAACAGATGAGGATAACCGGCTTCATGGGCTGCAGGATTCGAGATGAAACCCGATAAGGAAGCATAACTGGAATCCCGTACAAAAATAGTGCGGGCCGGCAGCTTCGGATAGCTTGCCGTATCAAAGGAAGCTGTCCATTCCGCATCCCCGATCACCAGCACAATCGGCAAGTCCAGCTTATCCAGCGGCTCGGCCAGCTCGCTGAGCTCGCGGAGCAGATGCTTGGTCGGCTCCCGCTCCGGTTCGATCCAGGCAGCGATAGCGCCCTCGGTTCCCAGAAGATCCTTAAGATCCGCTCCCGTTCCGTCTAATCGGGTAAGCGTACTGCCCGGCGCCAGTTTGCCCAGCACCGGAATGTCGACCGCCGTCTCACGATAGGTTAGCGCCACGCGCGTGGTGTCTCCGGCACGAACGGTAAAGTACGTGAAGCGCACTCTTACCGTTCCGTCCTTCAGCCGGATGCCCGACGTTAGACGGTACGAACCCGGCTCAACCTCATACGGCTCGTCGTAAACATCGGTGCTGCCATAAGGATACACCAGCGTTTTGTACACGCCGTCTTCCAGGCGGGCGAAGGTAAAGTTCTCGGCATAGGATGCGGCCGGCGTATCCTGCGAGCCTTTCGGATCTCTGAGGAACTGCAGCATCCCCCAGCCTGAGCTCTCCTGATTCCGGGGGGAGTCCAGACGGAAGGCTGCATCTTCCCAACTTCCATCACGTAAGTACTGCGGCTTCTGCTCGCTCGGATGCAGTCGGGCGGGAATCCCCAGACTGCGGCATACAGCCACAAACAGAATGTCCAGCGACTGCTCGTCTCCCTTCATGAGACTGTACGTGCCTGCCGGATTTCCCTTACCCTTCAGGTTGGGAAGGTCCTCAGCATAGGCATAGCCCTGCTCCAAATGCCCGGCAAGCGTAGAAGGATCCTTCCTGAATGCCGCAGTCTCCTCCGCCGTAAAGGCATCAACGATTACACGGCGATACGGGACCAGCATTTCATAAGAAACCCGCGGACACAGGATGTACTTCACGAAGGTATCCTCATCCCACTGTCCACGCTGTGAGAGGGCACCCATCAGATGATCATCCAGCGTTTGCCGGAAGGTATCAATCAAATCCTTTTCGTTCAGCGATTCCAGCAGCCGCAGCGGCCACTCGCCGTAATCGCCGGAATGCTCCTTCAGGAACGCTGCGATTTCCTTGCTGTTGCCTCTGGCTTTTCGAAGGACGTCCCACACCCGCTCCGGAGGCAGTCCTAATGACTGGGCCAGTGCAGTTGCCTCTTCTTCGCTCAGGAATGTACCCTCATATTCGGTCCGGACCTTCGTCCCTTCCTCCAGACGGTGGTTATGAGCCTGGGTCTTCTCCTCGGATAACGCCGTCGCGGCGTCCCCTTCTCC
Above is a window of Paenibacillus sp. FSL K6-1330 DNA encoding:
- a CDS encoding glycoside hydrolase family 18 protein, which encodes MTKYIVAGYAVDSVLPDMTHEDLLKLTHLNVAFGHVKNDEITTEHLKNGEVVRNIKRDHPTLTVLLSVGGWSAGGFSEAASTEGGRDRMAASAIRVLEEYPFDGIDLDWEYPCYGEADIGSSPDDKRNFTLLLKTIREALDAKGSRDGRHYLLTIAAGADQYYVDGTEMAEVQQYLDFVQLMTYDMRGGFQVLTGHHTNLYTSTGDLFRISTDASVNLFVRAGVPKEKIVIGAAFYSRVWNEVPDRNHGLHQMAGSTGGYGPAFAELAAEYINKNGYIRYWDEEACAPYLFNGSSLISYDDEESIQCKCNYVKEQGLAGIMFWEYGCDPTHRLLGAMHQGLQSISAGK
- a CDS encoding alkaline phosphatase PhoX; protein product: MDRKTFLSYLGTGATALAAASAGLGVLEGKASAMSGTANHLFGFKTNRVSGYFEPIEPTKADQLVLPKNFKYDVIAAFDDVINPAGEKFGSGCDYNAFFPLKGSNVRGLLVNNHEYSTIFSIGPVKDGKMTADQIHKNLYYQGMSVIEVYRDEKGVWKMDTTSSHARRINGFSKFDITGPAKGIPALKGATTATGTFANCSGGVTLWNTVLSCEENFEDTAAVSNLPDTHYGWVVEVDPFDKSFLKKHTALGRFNHENTAMGLAADGRIVVYMGDDKKDACVYKFISKSKYDKSKGRANSALLEEGTLYVANLKSGKWQPVTLEAVTKAAAEDKEAQAKFKSQGDVVTYCQEAARLVGGTPTDRPEDIEISPFDNTVFICHTNNDNHGNIHGHITRIFEAGNDLAAMEFDFEIFAAGGRQSGFSSPDNLAFDSNGDLWVVTDISSSSQNKGVHKSFMNNGLFVIPTSGPDQGVALQFASGPVESELTGPFFTPDEQTLFLSVQHPGENTENLSKPTSTWPHRSGENMARCAVVAISGFKLE
- a CDS encoding transglutaminase domain-containing protein encodes the protein MTSQTAVFSLDSQTRERIEQKFQEKIIFAEARKDKLFHVFEQELTDEEIWALKYLFAYMPVNDMADYDGELFLNHVRQALDIRKRVPWGERVPDHLFLHFVLPYRVNTENIEDYRGILYNELAERTAKLSMADAILETNYWCHEKATYIGSDLRTISPLTMIRNARGRCGEESTLAVAALRSIGIPARQVYTPRWAHCDSNHAWVEAWADGQWYYIGACEPEARLNQGWFSPPARRAMLINTRIFADYPGPEDITLCEKGFTEINLLENYAPARTLYVSVKDKQGEAVSGASIRFELYNMAEFYPIAEIKTDEQGKASFKTGYGDLLVRAVSGGKWSEILFKAEDGGHIELVLDSSEQPSGIVDFDMVPPPEGEGDAATALSEEKTQAHNHRLEEGTKVRTEYEGTFLSEEEATALAQSLGLPPERVWDVLRKARGNSKEIAAFLKEHSGDYGEWPLRLLESLNEKDLIDTFRQTLDDHLMGALSQRGQWDEDTFVKYILCPRVSYEMLVPYRRVIVDAFTAEETAAFRKDPSTLAGHLEQGYAYAEDLPNLKGKGNPAGTYSLMKGDEQSLDILFVAVCRSLGIPARLHPSEQKPQYLRDGSWEDAAFRLDSPRNQESSGWGMLQFLRDPKGSQDTPAASYAENFTFARLEDGVYKTLVYPYGSTDVYDEPYEVEPGSYRLTSGIRLKDGTVRVRFTYFTVRAGDTTRVALTYRETAVDIPVLGKLAPGSTLTRLDGTGADLKDLLGTEGAIAAWIEPEREPTKHLLRELSELAEPLDKLDLPIVLVIGDAEWTASFDTASYPKLPARTIFVRDSSYASLSGFISNPAAHEAGYPHLFVLDRQDQIRYAASGYKIGTGKEALQIATAILQP
- a CDS encoding helix-turn-helix domain-containing protein → MKWNHFKSKLLLKYTLSYISIFLIPLVILTIIIYHNAVNTLRSEIEQTNVNQLTQAKTVIDERMKELQDIAFRIAYDEQLTRYWTHHPYYSRESIGALVKYKATSSIIDELFLFFRGDNSIYSSQGFENLNVFTDRYKFNSWNETEMVRDLNSVPIPTMRPAEQVVQGTKIQNSMLAYLVPIAPNNTPAHGTVMYLIHESNLTGLIESILSDYHGMTYIFDNYGQVLAANHQGETITEQEVHALFALEPGTHSLSLNQEPHSVVSVKSDAGWTYVTAMPSNQFFSRIVHIRTFVILVFSFVVVMGTILAIMLARRQYHPISDLMEFIRLKNDPETSTSSNELEWIKKTLHDYSQRVDLQEPYARNHILLMLLKHGHTGEFPSEFTEKLGIRFSQSHYFVVTMGWESHALPIGDNSERRPVMQLMNDVELPAFSAYAYGVELPQPDQLALIVGFDAETGHDASLNARMEPIALALQSMAGEHTGVSPAIGVGNRYSYPEQLNQSFIEASTALEASMLHGQGSSTFFNALSGSGAQDSSFWVPKDVLLKLVQSLKQGSYDVAVQMVSTALNNLKTEMPSVPLLRCICFDILNTMLKTASELGIHHVVNQLPRVTSYDSLEDLEKKLAGLAAEICAHVEAKSETEESSLMDEIVAFIDANFTDYDLSLGTISSKFSISSSYFSRSFKEKIGMNFTQYIWQKRMDEVIRLLLHTTDPLKDIITRVGYLDTPNFIRKFKKETGYTPGQYRKMHSSNGAADSPDEDDEEYTG
- the tatA gene encoding twin-arginine translocase TatA/TatE family subunit, with translation MPFGNIGIGGLILILIIALIIFGPSKLPELGRAFGRTLSEFKGATRGLMNGDDENGKKDDAPQTAAAVDKQHS
- the tatC gene encoding twin-arginine translocase subunit TatC; this encodes MRKRLIRTLIAFLVAMVAAFIYVEKIYHWLVRGMDKQLVLLGPSEVMWVYMIIAGVVAVTVTLPIAAYQIWRFVQPALPDGTHRSAVLLIPVISVLFIAGICFGYFVLFPMVLQFMQRMAEGAFQTMYTAQKYFTFMIHMTVPFGFLFEMPAIVVFLTKLGIVNPHRLAKMRKSAYFLLCIVAVTITPPDIMSDLIVIVPLFLLYEISVSISRFIYRKQLQLSQVEGSAT
- a CDS encoding lipoate--protein ligase family protein, whose protein sequence is MNIPLSLPEDQPVLLLDRTHDLSHQDVLYHFALDELLCRLTGDGGPAVCHLWRHPRAFVMGVRDSRLPHAPQGVAMLRSLGYDTAVRHSGGAAVPLDAGVVNLSLILPFSSTGPAPDFHQDFEIMVELIREALRGTGQNVDTGEIAGAFCPGTFDLSIGGLKFCGIAQRRQRKAFIIQAFIIAEGSGSERARLVRSFYDIAAAGADPKQYPLVEANSTASLEELTNIGTSQNPVHPFIVAVKEVIRSWQSGKELTEAASRFTMPGTEEIRVMAEQMRQRYKGNSI